The DNA sequence TGACCGCGACGTAGACGCCGCGCCGCAGTGCGATTCCGCGCCGCAGCGCCACGGCCTCGGCCAACCTTTGCAGCCTCCGGTCATAGGCCTCGGACATGTCCGGAAAACGGGGACCCAGAGCATCCAGATTGGGGCCGACCAGTGGATTGTCTCCCAGCAGGTTGATGTGGTCGTCCAGCAGCACGAGATCTCCGGGAGCCCAGAGCGGATTCATCCCGCCGCAGGCCCCGGTCACCACCAGCACCTCGATGCCGAGCCGCGCCAGGACGCGGATCGGGAATGCGACCTGTTGCAGCGAGTGGCCCTCGTAGCGGTGCATGCGACCTTGCATCGCGACGACCGGCACACCGGCGAGCCGACCGAGCAGCAACCGTCCCGTGTGGGACTCGACCGTGGAGAGCGGGAACCCGGGAATCGCATCATACGCGAGTTCGGCGGGGGTCTCGATCTCTTCCGCGAGCCCTCCGAGGCCGGTCCCCAACACGATCCCGACGCGGGGCGCTGTGAAACCGGGAAGGGAGCGGACGCGAGCCGCGGCCTCGTCGATGGCGGCCAGCGCCAACGGCCCCGGGCTCACCCGT is a window from the Gemmatimonadota bacterium genome containing:
- a CDS encoding purine-nucleoside phosphorylase gives rise to the protein MDEAAARVRSLPGFTAPRVGIVLGTGLGGLAEEIETPAELAYDAIPGFPLSTVESHTGRLLLGRLAGVPVVAMQGRMHRYEGHSLQQVAFPIRVLARLGIEVLVVTGACGGMNPLWAPGDLVLLDDHINLLGDNPLVGPNLDALGPRFPDMSEAYDRRLQRLAEAVALRRGIALRRGVYVAVTGPNLETRAEYRMLRQMGADVVGMSTVPEVIVARHMGVRVLGFAIVTDACLPDALEPADVPTIIRTAMEAEPRLTGLVHDVIANLDDA